The Candidatus Woesearchaeota archaeon genome segment TTGCCTGTTGCAGAGATGTTTGGCTTAGCAAGCGAACTTCGGTCTGCTACTGGCGGTCGAGGAAGCAGTGCTGTTGTTGACCAGACGTTTGAACGATTACCTGAAGAATTGCAGGACAAAATCATTAAGCAAATTCGTTCAAGAAAAGGTCTAGATAAGAATGAATAGGGCTAGTTAAGCCTTTTTTTATTCGTTGTAAAGCACGCCCAAAACCTTGTTTTTGAGTGTTTTTTATTTTTTTATTTGAAGCGTAATGTTTATAAATAGAGTATGTTTCCAGACGACTAGGAAGGAGCGCAATATTTGTAGTGTTTATTCCTAGTAAAAACACATAATATTCCTACGAAAGGGGGTCATAACGAAAATGGCAGAAAAAGAACACATCAATTTGGTATTTATTGGTCATGTTGACCATGGTAAATCAACAACTGTTGGACGATTAATGTTTGATAGTGGCACCATCAGCGAACAGCAACTTCGAAAACTTCGAGAAAAAGCAGAACAGCTTGGTAAAGCTGGTTTTGAATTTGCATACGTTATGGATGGTCTAAAAGAAGAACAAGAACGTGGCGTAACTATTGATCTTGCTCACAAAAAGTTTGAAACAGACAAATATTACTTTACGGTTATTGATGCTCCAGGTCACAGAGACTTTGTTAAGAACATGATTACTGGTGCTTCACAAGCAGATGCTGGTGTTTTAGTTGTTGCAGCTAACGACGGTGTTAACTCACAAACTAAAGAACACGTTTTCCTAAGTCGAACACTTGGAGTTACACAATTAATTGTTGCAATCAACAAGATGGACTTACAAGACTATGCTGAAGCTCGATACAAAGCAGTTGTCGAAGAAGTTTCTGCTTTACTAAAAAGTGTAGGTTATAATCCTGCTGATATTAAATTTATTCCAATCGCTTCACTTAAAGGCGATAATGTAGTAAAGAAAAGCGAAAACATGACTTGGTATTCAGGTCCAACAATTCTAGAAGCTATGAATGAGTTAGCTGTTCCTGACAAACCTGTAGACTTAGCACTACGTATGCCTGTTCAAGACGTTTACAACATTACCGGTATCGGTGTTGTTCCTGTAGGCCGAATTGAAACTGGTATTCTAAAAGTTGGTGACAAAGTTGTTGCAATGCCTGGTCGAGAAGGAACAGGTGTTCATGGTGAATGTAAGACTATTGAAATGCATCATGAATTAATGCAAAAAGCAGGACCTGGTGATAACGTCGGTATTTCTGTTCGAGGTTTTGGTAAAAAAGACCTTGCACGTGGCGATGTTATTGGCGCAGAAAGTAATCCTCCAACTGTTGTGAGTGAATTCACTGGTCAAATTGTTGTTCTTAACCATCCTAGCGTTATTACTGTTGGTTATACACCGGTTTTCCATATTCACACCAGCCAAGTCGCTTGTCAAGTAACTGAAATTATTAAAAAGGTAAGTCCTGAAGCAGTGGACAAACCTGATTTCATCCGAAACGGAGATGCAGCGGTTGTTAGAATTAAACCAACTGTTCCTCTGGTAATTGAAAAGAAAGAAGAATTTCCGCAAATGGCAAACTTTGCTATTCGAGACTCCGGTTCAACCGTTGCTGCGGGAATGTGTATTGACTTAGTCAAAAAGGCCTAAGTCAATTTTCTTTTCGCTGTGAAGCGTGCCAGAAATTATTAATTTCTGAGCATTTTTTCATTTCGGATCATAAATTCGATGTTTATGATTAATACACGGGTAAAACAACATGCAGAAAGCAAGAATTAAACTAGCAAGTTCAGACATTAATAAAATCAACGAGACCTGCGACTACATTAAAGGTATCGCTGAGAAAACTGGTGTCGTTCTTCGTGGGCCAATTCCTTTGCCTACAAAGAAGCTAAAAGTGACTACAAGAAAAAGCCCGAGTGGAGAAGGTAAAGCTTCTTGGGATCGCTTTGAAATGAGAATTCATAAAAGACTCATTGACATTGGCGTTGACGAACGGGCTCTTCGACTTATCATGAGAGTTCCAATTCCAGAAGGTTTGAATATTGAGATTGAAATGGTGTAAGCCATTCAAGCGAAATATGAAAGCCCAGTGAATCTGCGATTCTAACGCGGCCTGAACATTGAAATCGAGATGGTTTAAGCCAAAGGCCAACCATTAATTTTTTTACTTCTTCTTTATTTCTTTATCTTAGAACAACATTTTTAAACAGAAGTAGATTGCAAACTACTATACTTATTTTCGCGCCACGATCGCATAATCTGGTATTGCGCAAGCCTGGAAAGCTTGTCCCGTTCGGGATTCCCGGTTCAAATCCGGGTCGTGGCGCCATTTTTTCTTTCAGAAAAAATTCGCCTAGGTGGATTTGAACTTGTTCCTTTGGCGCCAGAAATAGTTTCATTTCTGAGCGCAAATCCGGGTCGTGGCGCCATTTTTTCTTTCAGAAAAAATTCGCCTAGGTGGATTTGAACTTGTTCCTTTGGCGCCAGAAATAGTTTCATTTCTGAGCGCAAATCCGGGTCGTGGTGAATCTTAACGCGGTGGCGCTTTTGTTTATTTTTTCAAAGAAATCATTATAAGCTCTCTTTTATTCTCGTCTCTTATGGGACAAGCCGGCAAACTAGGAAGACCTCGTATTCGTTATGAACTACCTAGTTCTCAAAAGTTATTGGTTCATGATTTGGGCGATTACGAGGAAAATACTCTCGTTTCCTTGCTAGTTGAAGCTGAAGAACAAAACCTTCCTAATAATGCTAAAGTAAAAATCACAGGTCGAACCATTGACATGAGATTTACTTCTGGAGCTTGGGATCATAATCCTGAACAAACGTTAAGATATTATAATGAGTGGTGTCCTCTTCAAGAATTAAAAGAAGATTATCAACGTATGACTGGTCATCCTTTCTCTATTGCAAATGAAGAAGAACGTTCAGCGTTTAGACTTGAAGCATTAAAAAACCAAGCAAATCAAATTGCTGGCTGGGCTTATTTTGGAATTGCTATGAAAGAAGCTGGAGAATATTATTTTTCTAAATAATTTTTCACTTTATCTTCTTTGCTGGTATGCCGCCCCAGATTTCTCCAGCAGGAACGTCTTTTGTCACAACGCTTCCCATAGCAACAATTGCATTTTCTCCAATGCTCACACCGCAATGCACAGTTGCATAAGCGCCAATTATTGCTTTCTTTCCTACATGTATTTTTCCAATTTTCACATCGTCTTGCGTAATTTCGTGCACAAGTAAATGGCTTCCCAGTCCAATAACTGCATCATCTTCAAATGTAATCAAACTGGGAATGAGTGGGTCGATGAGTCCTGGCGCAATACCAACTCGCTTACCAACATGAACACCAACAAGTCGTAGCAGACAACGTTTCAGTCCCATGAAGACAAATAAATTCTTAGAACAATTAAGTACGAAATGATTCAAAACTGGAACGAGAGGACAGCGTACCTTCTTCCATACAGAAATTCTGTCTCTTGCTGTAATATCTAGATGAATAACTTTTTCATCGCTCTTCAAAAGCGTTTTAATCTCCCTCTTCATACATTCTCATTTATATAGTGCCTTTATATATGTATCTCCCATAAGGTTTAAATAGCCAATGAGACTAATTTCTGCTATTGGAGGGTAAAATACGATGGAAACATGGTTAATTATAGTTATTATTGTTGGCGTACTTCTGTTATTCATTATAGCATTGTACAACGCTTTAATCCGTCTTCGAAATCAAGTTAAAAATTCTTGGGCTCAAATTGACGTACAATTAAAGCGAAGAAACGATTTAATTCCTAACTTAGTAAATACTGTTAAGGGATATATGAAGCACGAAAAAGAAACGTTAGAAAATATCACTAAGGCTCGATCTGCAATTATGAATGCAAGTGGCGTTGATGAAACTGCAAAAGCTAGTGGTGAACTAACGGGAATGCTTAAGTCTTTATTTGCAGTTGCAGAGAATTATCCTGACCTTAAGGCTAATCAAAACTTCATGCAGCTTCAGGAAGAAATTACTGGCACAGAGAATAAAATCGCATATTCGCGTCAACATTACAACGACATGGTTATGGTCTTTAATACAAAGATTCAGAAATTTCCAAACAACGTCTTTGCTGGGATATTAAGTTTCACAGAGCAAACATCTTTTGAAGCAACAGAAGCAGAAAAGAAAAACGTTGAAGTTAAGTTTTAGAGGGGTTTGTTCATGACTCGTATAGCATTTGATGAAGTACGGAGAAATAAAAGAAAATCCGTCTTCATGATTTTTATTTTTATTCTTCTTATTGTGGGCTTAGGCTTTGCTATTGGTCTGGCTTTCACAGGCTATGGTCTGTTTGGTTTAGCTATTGCCTTACTTGTTCTTATTATTTATTTACCGTTAGCATATTTTTCCGGTGATAAAATGGTGCTTTCAGCAATGGGTGCAAAGCCAGTTTCCAAGCAAGAATATCCTCATTTATATCACACTATTGAAGGTCTTGCAATTGCAGCAGGTATTCCAACACCTAAAGCGTATGTCATTAAAGATTCTGCGCTGAACGCATTTGCAACTGGTCGTGATCCAAAGCATGGTTCAATTACAGTCACCACTGGCTTGCTTCAAAAT includes the following:
- a CDS encoding LemA family protein, which codes for METWLIIVIIVGVLLLFIIALYNALIRLRNQVKNSWAQIDVQLKRRNDLIPNLVNTVKGYMKHEKETLENITKARSAIMNASGVDETAKASGELTGMLKSLFAVAENYPDLKANQNFMQLQEEITGTENKIAYSRQHYNDMVMVFNTKIQKFPNNVFAGILSFTEQTSFEATEAEKKNVEVKF
- a CDS encoding acyltransferase gives rise to the protein MKREIKTLLKSDEKVIHLDITARDRISVWKKVRCPLVPVLNHFVLNCSKNLFVFMGLKRCLLRLVGVHVGKRVGIAPGLIDPLIPSLITFEDDAVIGLGSHLLVHEITQDDVKIGKIHVGKKAIIGAYATVHCGVSIGENAIVAMGSVVTKDVPAGEIWGGIPAKKIK
- the rpsJ gene encoding 30S ribosomal protein S10, whose amino-acid sequence is MQKARIKLASSDINKINETCDYIKGIAEKTGVVLRGPIPLPTKKLKVTTRKSPSGEGKASWDRFEMRIHKRLIDIGVDERALRLIMRVPIPEGLNIEIEMV
- the tuf gene encoding translation elongation factor EF-1 subunit alpha, giving the protein MAEKEHINLVFIGHVDHGKSTTVGRLMFDSGTISEQQLRKLREKAEQLGKAGFEFAYVMDGLKEEQERGVTIDLAHKKFETDKYYFTVIDAPGHRDFVKNMITGASQADAGVLVVAANDGVNSQTKEHVFLSRTLGVTQLIVAINKMDLQDYAEARYKAVVEEVSALLKSVGYNPADIKFIPIASLKGDNVVKKSENMTWYSGPTILEAMNELAVPDKPVDLALRMPVQDVYNITGIGVVPVGRIETGILKVGDKVVAMPGREGTGVHGECKTIEMHHELMQKAGPGDNVGISVRGFGKKDLARGDVIGAESNPPTVVSEFTGQIVVLNHPSVITVGYTPVFHIHTSQVACQVTEIIKKVSPEAVDKPDFIRNGDAAVVRIKPTVPLVIEKKEEFPQMANFAIRDSGSTVAAGMCIDLVKKA